GGTCTCCAGGTGTTCGTCCAGATGGGCTTCCACCTGCCGTTCGGTTTCCACTACAAAGCCCAGGCTCCAGTCGTCGCCACGCAGCCCGGCGACAGCGCCGAGCGCATAGCTGCCGGCGTACCAGAGCGGGTTGAACAGGCTGGGGCGGCTCTCCAGCTCGCGCAGCCGGTCCGCGCACCAGGCCAGGTGGTCGGTCTCTTCCTGCGCGGCGGTGAGCAGATGCTGGCGGGTGTGGTCATCGCGCGCCACCGCGGCCTGGCCAAAATACAGGCCTTGCGCGCAGACCTCTCCGACGTGGTTGATCCGCATCAGCCCGGCGGCGTGCTGGCGTTGCGCAGGCGCCAGGGCGGCATCGGGAGTGTCGCCGGCGGGATTGGGGCGCTCGGCCGGCGGATTGCCGAACACCGTGTCCAGCGCGCGCTGGGCTTCGACCAGCAGGCGGTCGAGCGGGCTGTGCAGTCGGGAAGGGGGGATCTGGGTCATGTGGGGATTCTCGCCCCCGGCCGACGTGCTGCCAACCACTGCCGGCCATGTGAGGCCTCGACTTGCGCCGCGGAGGGGCGTCCCGTACAATCCCGCCTCTTCTGTTTCGCCTTCACAACGCGTGGCAAAGTTCCAGCGGTCATTGCCGCTGCAATCCGCCCGACCACACTCAAGAGTTTTCTCATGACTACGTTCACCGCCAAGTCCGAGACCGTCCAGCGCGACTGGTATCTCGTTGACGCCGCCGGCAAGACGCTCGGCCGTCTGTCCACCGAATTGGCTCGCCGCCTGCGCGGCAAGCACAAGCCTGTTTACACCCCCCACGTCGATACCGGCGATTACCTCGTGGTAATCAACGCAGAGAAGATCGTGGTCACGGGTAACAAGCTGAAAGACAAGAAGTATCACCGCTTCACCGGCTACATCGGTAACTTGAAGACCGAGAGCCTGGAGCAGGCGCTGCAGCGCCACCCGGAGCGCGTGATCGAAATCGCCGTCAAGGGCATGCTGCCGAAGGGCCCGCTGGGCCGCACCATGTA
The nucleotide sequence above comes from Xanthomonas campestris pv. campestris str. ATCC 33913. Encoded proteins:
- the rplM gene encoding 50S ribosomal protein L13, yielding MTTFTAKSETVQRDWYLVDAAGKTLGRLSTELARRLRGKHKPVYTPHVDTGDYLVVINAEKIVVTGNKLKDKKYHRFTGYIGNLKTESLEQALQRHPERVIEIAVKGMLPKGPLGRTMYRKLKVYSGAEHPHAAQQPQVLDI
- the coq7 gene encoding 2-polyprenyl-3-methyl-6-methoxy-1,4-benzoquinone monooxygenase, with amino-acid sequence MTQIPPSRLHSPLDRLLVEAQRALDTVFGNPPAERPNPAGDTPDAALAPAQRQHAAGLMRINHVGEVCAQGLYFGQAAVARDDHTRQHLLTAAQEETDHLAWCADRLRELESRPSLFNPLWYAGSYALGAVAGLRGDDWSLGFVVETERQVEAHLDEHLETLPETDQRSRAILRVMKIDEARHADHAEQAGARILPPPIPSAMALASKLMKTIAYRF